A single Hippocampus zosterae strain Florida chromosome 17, ASM2543408v3, whole genome shotgun sequence DNA region contains:
- the hdac5 gene encoding histone deacetylase 5 isoform X1, protein MNSSHTSVVEVKSSLPSGMQSPVGEPRGGGGEGGSEDGSGGSGAPVDLRTEPRLGPLPAASAGVDTALREQQLQHELVLLKQQQELQKQLLFAEFQKKHEVLTRQHEVQLQEHLKQQQELLVAKRQQELEQKRKLEQQRHEEQEKLRLEQQLLLLRNKEKGKESAIASTEVKLKLQEFLLNKKEPAMGGLNHSFSSKCWGGQNTSLEHNSPPQGNTPGTPPSYILPTLLGNYEGKDDFPLRKTVSEPNLKVRSRLKQKVAERRSSPLLRRKDGTVISTFKKRAIEISVSPLCSSAPGSGPSSPNSSNSAIANGNTGSVPNIQTELRSLHQTLGADGTLSPLSLYASPSLPNISLGLPANTHLTASQKLSSQQEAERQAVQSLRAGGALTGKFLSTSSLPAGVGHDVETPPPSSHSAHSSLLQHVLLLEQARQQSAMLAVPMYSQSPLVTAERGVSGGMRSVHKLPRHRPLARTQSAPLPQSPQALQQLVVQQQHQHFLEKHYKMLSKGSDLPRPPPTHPEETEEELTETNDMQEDDGAHRARSEAADDAATAADPRQRRGVHPKEEEGGGVVHVKGESTESELDEEDEEDDVIPLGDGEEDARASYSQQMGAFPSPLPHRPLGRAQSSPAAAVNPVRHLFTTGLVYDSLMLKHQCVCGNAHIHPEHAGRVQSIWSRLQETGLLGRCERIRGRKASLDEIQTVHSEFHTLLYGTSPLNRHKLDHKKLLGPISQKMYAVLPCGGIGVDSDTVWNEMHSSAAVRMAVGSVIELAFRVAAGELKNGFAVVRPPGHHAEESTAMGFCFFNSVAITGKLLQQKLGVGKILIVDWDIHHGNGTQQAFYGDPDVLYISLHRYDDGNFFPGSGAPEEVGSGAGVGFNVNIAWTGGVEPPMGDVEYLAAFRSVVMPIAQQFSPDVILVSAGFDAVEGHQSPLGGYIVSAKCFGLLTQLLMGLAGGRVVMALEGGHDLTAICDASEACVSALLGDPSDSAFEWPQEKPCPKARASLERVLEIQSKHWSCLQALSPTGSPSLSDGPPAAQVQSEKDEADTVSAMASLSVDVQQSGSAANMADAGRSTEEPMEEEPVL, encoded by the exons GCTCCAGAAGCAACTCCTATTTGCCGAATTCCAGAAAAAACACGAAGTGCTCACCAGACAACACGAAGTCCAGCTCCAAGAGCACCTGAAG CAACAACAGGAACTGCTGGTGGCGAAGCGGCAGCAAGAGCTGGAGCAGAAGCGGAAACTGGAACAACAAAGACACGAGGAGCAGGAGAAACTACGGCTGGAGCAGCAGCTGCTTCTCCTTCGCAATAAGGAGAAAGGCAAAGAGA GTGCCATTGCCAGTACCGAGGTCAAGTTGAAATTGCAGGAATTCCTCCTGAACAAGAAAGAACCCGCCATGGGTGGACTCAACCATTCCTTCTCCTCAAAGTGCTG GGGAGGCCAGAACACTTCCCTGGAGCACAATTCTCCACCGCAGGGTAACACTCCGGGAACTCCGCCCTCTTACATACTTCCTACGCTGCTGGGGAACTACGAGGGCAAGGACGACTTTCCGCTGCGCAAGACGG TGTCGGAGCCCAACCTGAAGGTGCGTTCGCGCTTGAAGCAGAAAGTAGCGGAGAGGCGCAGCTCTCCGCTCCTTCGAAGAAAAGACGGCACCGTCATTAGCACCTTCAAGAAAAGAGCCATTGAGATTTCAG TCTCTCCTCTCTGTAGTAGCGCTCCAGGTTCAGGGCCCAGCAGTCCCAATAGTTCCAATTCCGCTATTGCCAACGGCAACACCGGCTCGGTGCCCAACATCCAGACCGAG ctTCGATCGCTTCATCAAACGCTGGGGGCCGATGGCACCTTGAGTCCGCTGAGTCTCTACGCCTCGCCGTCTCTTCCCAATATCTCGTTAGGCCTCCCTGCCAACACGCACCTCACG GCCTCGCAGAAGTTGTCGAGCCAGCAGGAGGCGGAGCGTCAAGCCGTTCAGTCGCTGCGGGCGGGTGGCGCTCTAACCGGGAAGTTCCTCTCCACATCCTCCCTGCCCGCAG ggGTAGGGCATGATGTCGAGACTCCGCCTCCGAGCTCGCACTCTGCTCATTCGTCATTATTACAGCACGTGCTACTCCTGGAGCAGGCCAGGCAGCAAAGCGCAATGCTAGCCG TTCCCATGTACAGCCAGTCGCCGCTGGTTACAGCGGAGCGAGGCGTCTCCGGCGGCATGCGATCGGTCCACAAGTTGCCTCGCCATCGGCCCCTGGCCCGTACCCAGAGCGCTCCTCTGCCCCAGTCGCCTCAGGCCCTCCAGCAGCTGGTGGTtcagcagcagcatcagcaCTTTCTGGAGAAACATTACAAG atgctTTCAAAGGGTTCCGACCTGCCCAGACCGCCTCCCACTCATCCGGAGGAGACGGAAGAGGAGCTGACGGAGACCAACGACATGCAGGAGGACGACGGCGCGCACAG GGCTCGGAGCGAGGCGGCCGAcgacgccgccaccgccgccgaccCCCGCCAAAGGCGCGGCGTCCATccgaaggaggaggaaggaggcggAGTCGTACACGTCAAAGGGGAGAGCACAGAAAGTGAACTGGAcgaagaggatgaggaagatgacGTCATCCCGCTGGGGGACGGCGAGGAAGACGCCCGGGCGAGCTACTCTCAG CAGATGGGCGCCTTCCCCTCCCCGTTGCCTCACCGACCTCTGGGAAGAGCGCAGTCTTCTCCCGCCGCTGCCGTCAACCCCGTCAGACATCTCTTCACCACAG GACTCGTGTACGACAGTCTGATGTTGAAGCACCAATGCGTCTGCGGCAATGCTCATATCCACCCGGAGCACGCCGGCAGAGTGCAGAGCATCTGGTCCAGGCTGCAGGAGACGGGCTTGCTGGGCCGCTGTGAG AGAATTCGTGGGCGCAAAGCTTCCCTGGATGAGATCCAGACGGTCCATTCCGAGTTTCACACGCTGCTCTATGGAACCAGTCCGCTGAATCGACACAAACTGGACCACAAGAAGCTACTGG GTCCAATCAGTCAGAAGATGTACGCCGTCCTTCCGTGCGGAGGAATAGGG gtgGACAGTGACACCGTGTGGAATGAGATGCACTCGTCCGCAGCCGTCCGCATGGCGGTGGGCTCCGTCATCGAGCTGGCCTTCAGAGTGGCGGCGGGGGAACTcaag AACGGCTTTGCAGTCGTGCGTCCACCGGGACATCACGCCGAGGAATCCACTGCCAT ggGCTTCTGTTTCTTCAATTCTGTAGCCATCACTGGCAAGCTACTGCAGCAGAAACTGGGAGTGGGCAAGATCCTCATCGTGGACTGG GACATTCACCATGGCAACGGCACGCAGCAGGCCTTCTACGGCGACCCCGACGTCCTCTACATCTCCCTCCATCGCTATGACGACGGCAACTTCTTTCCTGGCAGCGGCGCTCCCGAGGAG GTGGGATCGGGTGCAGGTGTCGGCTTTAATGTCAACATAGCTTGGACGGGAGGTGTTGAGCCCCCCATGGGCGATGTTGAGTACCTCGCTGCCTTCAG GAGCGTGGTGATGCCGATCGCTCAGCAGTTCAGCCCGGACGTGATCCTGGTGTCCGCGGGCTTCGACGCGGTGGAGGGTCATCAGTCTCCCCTCGGAGGTTACATTGTTTCTGCCAAAT GTTTTGGTCTGCTGACCCAGCTCTTGATGGGTCTGGCTGGCGGGCGTGTTGTCATGGCGCTCGAGGGAGGTCACGACCTGACCGCCATCTGCGATGCATCAGAAGCGTGCGTCTCTGCGCTCCTCGGAGACCCG AGTGACTCTGCATTTGAGTGGCCTCAAGAGAAGCCGTGTCCGAAGGCCCGTGCCTCCCTCGAAAGAGTGCTCGAAATCCAGA GCAAACACTGGTCTTGCCTCCAGGCTTTGTCTCCGACCGGCAGCCCCTCGCTATCGGACGGCCCCCCGGCAGCTCAGGTTCAATCGGAGAAGGACGAGGCGGACACCGTTAGCGCCATGGCCTCTTTGAGCGTCGATGTCCAGCAGTCGGGCTCGGCCGCCAACATGGCCGACGCCGGCAG GTCGACGGAGGAGCCGATGGAAGAGGAGCCCGTTTTGTAA
- the hdac5 gene encoding histone deacetylase 5 isoform X2: MNSSHTSVVEVKSSLPSGMQSPVGEPRGGGGEGGSEDGSGGSGAPVDLRTEPRLGPLPAASAGVDTALREQQLQHELVLLKQQQELQKQLLFAEFQKKHEVLTRQHEVQLQEHLKQQQELLVAKRQQELEQKRKLEQQRHEEQEKLRLEQQLLLLRNKEKGKESAIASTEVKLKLQEFLLNKKEPAMGGLNHSFSSKCWGGQNTSLEHNSPPQGNTPGTPPSYILPTLLGNYEGKDDFPLRKTVSEPNLKVRSRLKQKVAERRSSPLLRRKDGTVISTFKKRAIEISVSPLCSSAPGSGPSSPNSSNSAIANGNTGSVPNIQTELRSLHQTLGADGTLSPLSLYASPSLPNISLGLPANTHLTASQKLSSQQEAERQAVQSLRAGGALTGKFLSTSSLPAGVGHDVETPPPSSHSAHSSLLQHVLLLEQARQQSAMLAVPMYSQSPLVTAERGVSGGMRSVHKLPRHRPLARTQSAPLPQSPQALQQLVVQQQHQHFLEKHYKMLSKGSDLPRPPPTHPEETEEELTETNDMQEDDGAHRARSEAADDAATAADPRQRRGVHPKEEEGGGVVHVKGESTESELDEEDEEDDVIPLGDGEEDARASYSQMGAFPSPLPHRPLGRAQSSPAAAVNPVRHLFTTGLVYDSLMLKHQCVCGNAHIHPEHAGRVQSIWSRLQETGLLGRCERIRGRKASLDEIQTVHSEFHTLLYGTSPLNRHKLDHKKLLGPISQKMYAVLPCGGIGVDSDTVWNEMHSSAAVRMAVGSVIELAFRVAAGELKNGFAVVRPPGHHAEESTAMGFCFFNSVAITGKLLQQKLGVGKILIVDWDIHHGNGTQQAFYGDPDVLYISLHRYDDGNFFPGSGAPEEVGSGAGVGFNVNIAWTGGVEPPMGDVEYLAAFRSVVMPIAQQFSPDVILVSAGFDAVEGHQSPLGGYIVSAKCFGLLTQLLMGLAGGRVVMALEGGHDLTAICDASEACVSALLGDPSDSAFEWPQEKPCPKARASLERVLEIQSKHWSCLQALSPTGSPSLSDGPPAAQVQSEKDEADTVSAMASLSVDVQQSGSAANMADAGRSTEEPMEEEPVL; encoded by the exons GCTCCAGAAGCAACTCCTATTTGCCGAATTCCAGAAAAAACACGAAGTGCTCACCAGACAACACGAAGTCCAGCTCCAAGAGCACCTGAAG CAACAACAGGAACTGCTGGTGGCGAAGCGGCAGCAAGAGCTGGAGCAGAAGCGGAAACTGGAACAACAAAGACACGAGGAGCAGGAGAAACTACGGCTGGAGCAGCAGCTGCTTCTCCTTCGCAATAAGGAGAAAGGCAAAGAGA GTGCCATTGCCAGTACCGAGGTCAAGTTGAAATTGCAGGAATTCCTCCTGAACAAGAAAGAACCCGCCATGGGTGGACTCAACCATTCCTTCTCCTCAAAGTGCTG GGGAGGCCAGAACACTTCCCTGGAGCACAATTCTCCACCGCAGGGTAACACTCCGGGAACTCCGCCCTCTTACATACTTCCTACGCTGCTGGGGAACTACGAGGGCAAGGACGACTTTCCGCTGCGCAAGACGG TGTCGGAGCCCAACCTGAAGGTGCGTTCGCGCTTGAAGCAGAAAGTAGCGGAGAGGCGCAGCTCTCCGCTCCTTCGAAGAAAAGACGGCACCGTCATTAGCACCTTCAAGAAAAGAGCCATTGAGATTTCAG TCTCTCCTCTCTGTAGTAGCGCTCCAGGTTCAGGGCCCAGCAGTCCCAATAGTTCCAATTCCGCTATTGCCAACGGCAACACCGGCTCGGTGCCCAACATCCAGACCGAG ctTCGATCGCTTCATCAAACGCTGGGGGCCGATGGCACCTTGAGTCCGCTGAGTCTCTACGCCTCGCCGTCTCTTCCCAATATCTCGTTAGGCCTCCCTGCCAACACGCACCTCACG GCCTCGCAGAAGTTGTCGAGCCAGCAGGAGGCGGAGCGTCAAGCCGTTCAGTCGCTGCGGGCGGGTGGCGCTCTAACCGGGAAGTTCCTCTCCACATCCTCCCTGCCCGCAG ggGTAGGGCATGATGTCGAGACTCCGCCTCCGAGCTCGCACTCTGCTCATTCGTCATTATTACAGCACGTGCTACTCCTGGAGCAGGCCAGGCAGCAAAGCGCAATGCTAGCCG TTCCCATGTACAGCCAGTCGCCGCTGGTTACAGCGGAGCGAGGCGTCTCCGGCGGCATGCGATCGGTCCACAAGTTGCCTCGCCATCGGCCCCTGGCCCGTACCCAGAGCGCTCCTCTGCCCCAGTCGCCTCAGGCCCTCCAGCAGCTGGTGGTtcagcagcagcatcagcaCTTTCTGGAGAAACATTACAAG atgctTTCAAAGGGTTCCGACCTGCCCAGACCGCCTCCCACTCATCCGGAGGAGACGGAAGAGGAGCTGACGGAGACCAACGACATGCAGGAGGACGACGGCGCGCACAG GGCTCGGAGCGAGGCGGCCGAcgacgccgccaccgccgccgaccCCCGCCAAAGGCGCGGCGTCCATccgaaggaggaggaaggaggcggAGTCGTACACGTCAAAGGGGAGAGCACAGAAAGTGAACTGGAcgaagaggatgaggaagatgacGTCATCCCGCTGGGGGACGGCGAGGAAGACGCCCGGGCGAGCTACTCTCAG ATGGGCGCCTTCCCCTCCCCGTTGCCTCACCGACCTCTGGGAAGAGCGCAGTCTTCTCCCGCCGCTGCCGTCAACCCCGTCAGACATCTCTTCACCACAG GACTCGTGTACGACAGTCTGATGTTGAAGCACCAATGCGTCTGCGGCAATGCTCATATCCACCCGGAGCACGCCGGCAGAGTGCAGAGCATCTGGTCCAGGCTGCAGGAGACGGGCTTGCTGGGCCGCTGTGAG AGAATTCGTGGGCGCAAAGCTTCCCTGGATGAGATCCAGACGGTCCATTCCGAGTTTCACACGCTGCTCTATGGAACCAGTCCGCTGAATCGACACAAACTGGACCACAAGAAGCTACTGG GTCCAATCAGTCAGAAGATGTACGCCGTCCTTCCGTGCGGAGGAATAGGG gtgGACAGTGACACCGTGTGGAATGAGATGCACTCGTCCGCAGCCGTCCGCATGGCGGTGGGCTCCGTCATCGAGCTGGCCTTCAGAGTGGCGGCGGGGGAACTcaag AACGGCTTTGCAGTCGTGCGTCCACCGGGACATCACGCCGAGGAATCCACTGCCAT ggGCTTCTGTTTCTTCAATTCTGTAGCCATCACTGGCAAGCTACTGCAGCAGAAACTGGGAGTGGGCAAGATCCTCATCGTGGACTGG GACATTCACCATGGCAACGGCACGCAGCAGGCCTTCTACGGCGACCCCGACGTCCTCTACATCTCCCTCCATCGCTATGACGACGGCAACTTCTTTCCTGGCAGCGGCGCTCCCGAGGAG GTGGGATCGGGTGCAGGTGTCGGCTTTAATGTCAACATAGCTTGGACGGGAGGTGTTGAGCCCCCCATGGGCGATGTTGAGTACCTCGCTGCCTTCAG GAGCGTGGTGATGCCGATCGCTCAGCAGTTCAGCCCGGACGTGATCCTGGTGTCCGCGGGCTTCGACGCGGTGGAGGGTCATCAGTCTCCCCTCGGAGGTTACATTGTTTCTGCCAAAT GTTTTGGTCTGCTGACCCAGCTCTTGATGGGTCTGGCTGGCGGGCGTGTTGTCATGGCGCTCGAGGGAGGTCACGACCTGACCGCCATCTGCGATGCATCAGAAGCGTGCGTCTCTGCGCTCCTCGGAGACCCG AGTGACTCTGCATTTGAGTGGCCTCAAGAGAAGCCGTGTCCGAAGGCCCGTGCCTCCCTCGAAAGAGTGCTCGAAATCCAGA GCAAACACTGGTCTTGCCTCCAGGCTTTGTCTCCGACCGGCAGCCCCTCGCTATCGGACGGCCCCCCGGCAGCTCAGGTTCAATCGGAGAAGGACGAGGCGGACACCGTTAGCGCCATGGCCTCTTTGAGCGTCGATGTCCAGCAGTCGGGCTCGGCCGCCAACATGGCCGACGCCGGCAG GTCGACGGAGGAGCCGATGGAAGAGGAGCCCGTTTTGTAA